One region of Methanobacterium formicicum DSM 3637 genomic DNA includes:
- a CDS encoding DUF116 domain-containing protein encodes MTIAEFYQIFGQVVFAAGILLLILLSVTLILGRMLIEKDRLVFPKLLLFTIDVFYGLFKKFSENLGVDAKIVDQIGVEVRNKVNEKIFRKTKPKDKILVLPHCLRHKDCEATLESSGLVCKSCNLCVIGVLKDKGEEMGYEVFIIPGSTFLKKIIEQNRFKAVLGVACYQDLNLSMMKLSKFSCQGVPLLKDGCVNTKVDARVVLEKMGVELGNSPKKSGSSCSNEPEHRGSL; translated from the coding sequence ATGACTATTGCTGAATTTTACCAGATATTTGGCCAGGTTGTTTTCGCGGCTGGAATTCTTCTTCTGATTTTATTATCAGTCACCCTTATACTGGGCCGAATGCTAATTGAAAAAGACCGCCTGGTCTTCCCTAAACTATTATTATTCACCATCGACGTTTTCTACGGACTATTTAAAAAATTCTCAGAAAACCTGGGAGTAGATGCCAAGATCGTGGATCAAATTGGTGTTGAAGTCCGTAACAAGGTAAATGAAAAAATTTTCAGGAAAACAAAACCCAAAGACAAGATACTGGTCCTTCCACACTGCTTAAGACATAAAGATTGTGAAGCCACCCTCGAATCATCAGGATTAGTGTGTAAAAGTTGTAATCTCTGCGTAATTGGTGTCTTAAAGGATAAAGGGGAAGAAATGGGTTATGAAGTTTTCATAATACCAGGTTCCACTTTCCTCAAAAAGATAATCGAACAAAATCGTTTCAAAGCAGTTTTAGGGGTTGCCTGTTATCAGGATCTTAACCTGAGTATGATGAAACTCTCCAAATTTTCATGCCAGGGTGTGCCCCTATTAAAAGATGGTTGCGTAAACACCAAGGTTGACGCCCGCGTGGTTCTGGAAAAAATGGGAGTTGAACTGGGTAATTCCCCAAAAAAATCAGGAAGTTCCTGCAGTAATGAACCAGAACACCGTGGATCACTGTAA
- a CDS encoding CPBP family intramembrane glutamic endopeptidase, which translates to MKFFNSLTDRNNFLKLVLRIILVLIIIQALRAVIFCGLWTVVQPGTNIVLFQLLNGSAYIIMGIILFLYFKPSLKNLGLNWDDIRLRTRIFYSLGLTLLVIMAVSPYTFEWEIHVLVMGLLFGIITPVFEELLFRGYIWGKISESGGMVNPNGLTLITVTILFMVWHLGYVDVLMLHPLAKGNLAMIMISKMGIGLVLGLIVGYLRLKTGKTYASIIFHGLWNVFAP; encoded by the coding sequence ATGAAATTTTTTAATTCTTTAACAGACAGAAACAACTTTTTAAAACTTGTACTAAGAATTATTCTAGTATTGATCATTATACAAGCTTTAAGAGCAGTTATATTTTGTGGCCTCTGGACTGTTGTCCAACCTGGAACTAACATAGTTCTGTTCCAGTTATTAAATGGTTCGGCTTATATAATCATGGGAATAATTCTTTTTCTATACTTTAAACCGTCTTTAAAGAATTTGGGGCTTAATTGGGATGATATTCGCCTGAGAACCAGGATATTTTATAGTTTGGGGTTAACGTTGCTGGTAATCATGGCAGTGAGTCCCTACACATTTGAATGGGAGATCCATGTCCTGGTTATGGGCCTACTATTTGGCATCATAACTCCAGTATTTGAAGAACTCTTATTTAGGGGTTATATCTGGGGTAAGATCTCTGAATCTGGAGGAATGGTTAATCCCAACGGATTAACACTTATCACCGTGACTATACTATTCATGGTTTGGCACCTGGGATATGTGGATGTTCTAATGCTCCACCCTCTGGCTAAGGGTAATCTGGCCATGATCATGATCTCAAAAATGGGAATAGGTCTTGTTTTGGGATTAATAGTTGGATATCTGCGCCTTAAAACTGGTAAAACTTATGCTTCAATTATCTTCCATGGGTTATGGAATGTTTTTGCACCCTGA
- a CDS encoding CPBP family intramembrane glutamic endopeptidase, whose protein sequence is MEIFQTPEARNNFLKLVLKIILVLAGIQLLRVIIFGVSSAITQPSVSLKIIWNGLSFIIVGIILLIYFKPSLNDLGLEYDNIRLRTRIVYITGFSVLSTLILSQYISEWELSVLIFSIVFGIITPIFEELLFRGYIWSKLHESDGIISPDILTFLTVTLLFGVWQLGYIDFFIRNPMIMGNAGMLIILKIGISLVLGLIVGFLRFKSDKTYASIIFHGLWNIFEP, encoded by the coding sequence ATGGAAATTTTCCAAACTCCTGAAGCCAGAAACAACTTCCTGAAGCTGGTTTTAAAGATAATATTGGTCCTGGCGGGTATACAACTTTTAAGAGTCATCATTTTCGGAGTTTCATCGGCCATTACCCAACCATCGGTGTCATTAAAGATTATTTGGAATGGTTTAAGTTTTATAATAGTGGGCATAATCCTGCTTATATACTTTAAACCGTCTTTAAATGATCTTGGATTGGAATATGACAATATCCGTCTGAGAACAAGGATAGTTTATATTACTGGTTTTTCAGTACTCAGTACACTCATTTTAAGCCAGTATATATCTGAATGGGAGCTCAGCGTTCTTATTTTCTCCATTGTATTCGGTATAATAACTCCTATATTTGAAGAATTGTTATTTAGAGGTTATATCTGGAGTAAGTTACATGAATCAGATGGAATTATTAGCCCAGATATTTTAACATTCTTAACGGTTACACTCCTTTTTGGAGTATGGCAATTGGGTTATATTGATTTTTTCATCCGAAATCCGATGATTATGGGCAATGCAGGTATGTTAATAATTTTGAAAATTGGAATATCTTTAGTTTTAGGTCTAATTGTGGGTTTTTTACGTTTTAAATCAGACAAAACATATGCTTCGATTATTTTCCATGGTTTATGGAATATTTTTGAACCATGA
- a CDS encoding helix-turn-helix transcriptional regulator encodes MKNNLKVYRATQDLTQEELAKGLGVTRQTIIAIEKEKYDPSLILAFKIAKFFKVQIEDIFIYNED; translated from the coding sequence ATGAAAAATAATCTCAAGGTATATCGAGCTACGCAGGATTTAACCCAGGAAGAACTTGCCAAGGGATTGGGCGTAACTCGACAGACCATAATTGCAATAGAAAAGGAGAAATATGATCCTTCCCTGATTTTAGCTTTTAAAATAGCTAAGTTCTTTAAAGTGCAAATTGAGGATATTTTTATTTATAACGAAGATTGA
- a CDS encoding DUF2178 domain-containing protein: MKNYQILRIIVAIFVATVVSLSVITENLLLAILAIVIGTMISYIYKKNTDEILEDERIAKVSEKASRMAIVLFSISIAFIGMFLIMLRNEYPDFTQAGFTLSYAAVALLMLYYIFYGYYDKKYGS, encoded by the coding sequence ATGAAAAATTATCAGATTCTAAGAATAATAGTTGCCATATTCGTTGCAACTGTAGTGAGCTTATCTGTTATCACTGAAAACCTCCTTCTCGCCATCCTGGCAATTGTAATTGGTACTATGATATCATATATTTACAAAAAAAATACAGATGAAATCCTTGAAGATGAAAGAATAGCTAAAGTCAGTGAAAAGGCATCTAGGATGGCCATAGTACTTTTTTCCATTTCCATAGCTTTTATTGGAATGTTCCTTATCATGCTGAGAAATGAGTACCCTGATTTTACCCAGGCAGGATTTACCCTTTCCTATGCAGCAGTTGCCCTTTTAATGTTATATTACATCTTCTATGGGTATTACGATAAAAAATATGGGTCCTGA
- a CDS encoding DUF2178 domain-containing protein: MKIVECDNLKEGDNLNQKSGIVLKILSIFESGLFLKILSVFVTGLWVAGLILGNIYIVLLAIILLIALCTVFYIHRDNLQEIFQKDSSVVVEDERTQLINEKAATMTFGIFVAVIIYAGIILIALRDSYPQLLQAGYTLIIAAVFCFILYFTSRAYYNRKF, encoded by the coding sequence ATGAAGATAGTAGAATGTGATAATTTGAAAGAAGGTGATAATTTGAATCAAAAATCAGGGATAGTATTAAAAATACTGTCCATATTCGAGTCAGGGTTATTTTTAAAAATACTTTCAGTGTTTGTAACTGGCCTATGGGTTGCCGGTCTGATACTGGGCAATATTTACATTGTTCTGCTGGCAATAATCCTTTTAATTGCATTATGCACTGTATTTTACATCCACAGAGATAATCTTCAGGAAATTTTCCAGAAAGACAGCAGTGTTGTTGTGGAAGATGAGAGAACTCAATTAATCAATGAGAAGGCAGCTACAATGACCTTCGGAATCTTTGTAGCGGTAATAATTTATGCTGGTATCATTCTCATTGCCCTGAGAGACAGTTACCCTCAATTATTACAGGCAGGTTATACACTGATTATAGCCGCAGTATTCTGTTTTATCCTGTACTTCACATCTCGCGCATATTACAATCGGAAATTTTAG
- a CDS encoding response regulator, with the protein MTNTSIMLVEDEIIVAADVKNRLENMGYDVLGIFDTGEEAIQKAGEMKPDMILMDIVLKGEMDGIDAAQEIHELFDIPLIYLTAYSDEKTLERAKITEPFGYVLKPFEDREIQSAIEMALYKHQMEKKLKESEEKYRKLIEKVLRLSNEILNELSKSD; encoded by the coding sequence ATGACTAATACAAGTATTATGCTGGTGGAAGATGAGATAATCGTTGCCGCGGATGTTAAAAATCGACTGGAGAATATGGGGTACGATGTTCTGGGAATTTTTGATACAGGTGAGGAAGCCATTCAAAAAGCAGGAGAAATGAAACCAGACATGATTCTGATGGATATTGTGCTCAAAGGAGAGATGGATGGAATAGATGCAGCTCAGGAAATACATGAACTTTTTGACATCCCCCTCATTTATTTAACTGCTTACTCTGATGAAAAAACTTTGGAAAGGGCCAAGATAACTGAACCGTTTGGTTATGTCCTGAAACCATTTGAGGACCGTGAAATTCAAAGTGCCATAGAAATGGCTTTATACAAACATCAAATGGAGAAGAAGTTAAAAGAAAGTGAAGAAAAATATCGTAAATTAATAGAAAAAGTTTTACGTCTTTCTAATGAGATATTGAATGAGTTAAGTAAGTCCGACTAA
- a CDS encoding alpha/beta hydrolase has translation MNKDVDDLLKLIKKQLYSEKGDLAKVRRDFDEFYLSFSSRGPMKITSEPDSPVPSYWIVTPHSSYQKVILFFHGGGFNRGSTYGHQDLCQRLSRYTGFSVFSVDYSLAPENPFPAAIEDCIQSYLWLLDEGFKSSDLVIAGISAGGNLTLSTLLALKKIGEKMPLGGICMSPVVDFTFPVTYTHLKDVNDWINYEQLDKIRNSYLNGQKPTNPLVSPIYGDLKGLPPLMMQVGSHELLLCDINRFRDLAVENEVKVNLEVWQNMFHSWQLFYSHLPGNDGPLRSIGEFVKDLKGK, from the coding sequence ATGAATAAAGATGTTGATGACTTGCTTAAACTTATAAAAAAGCAGTTATACTCAGAAAAAGGTGATCTAGCGAAAGTTCGCCGGGATTTTGATGAATTTTATCTTTCTTTTAGTTCAAGAGGTCCAATGAAAATTACTTCCGAACCCGACTCACCAGTGCCCTCTTACTGGATAGTAACTCCCCACAGCAGTTACCAGAAGGTAATTTTATTCTTCCATGGAGGTGGTTTCAACCGGGGATCCACCTATGGACACCAGGATCTCTGTCAGAGGTTATCCAGATACACTGGTTTCTCAGTGTTCAGTGTTGACTACAGTTTAGCTCCTGAAAATCCATTCCCTGCCGCAATTGAGGATTGCATTCAGTCATATCTCTGGTTGCTTGATGAAGGTTTCAAATCCAGTGATCTGGTGATTGCAGGGATATCTGCCGGGGGAAATCTAACTTTATCCACTCTTCTTGCCCTGAAAAAGATAGGTGAAAAAATGCCTCTGGGCGGAATTTGCATGTCACCAGTTGTTGATTTTACATTTCCAGTAACATATACTCATTTAAAGGATGTTAACGATTGGATCAACTACGAACAACTTGATAAAATTCGAAACTCGTACTTAAATGGACAAAAACCCACTAATCCCCTGGTTTCACCAATATATGGTGACTTGAAGGGACTTCCACCACTTATGATGCAAGTAGGTAGTCATGAACTTCTCCTTTGTGATATCAATCGTTTCCGAGATTTAGCAGTTGAAAATGAAGTTAAAGTGAATTTAGAAGTCTGGCAGAATATGTTTCACTCCTGGCAATTGTTTTATTCCCATTTACCCGGAAATGACGGACCTTTAAGAAGCATTGGTGAGTTTGTAAAGGATTTAAAAGGCAAATAA
- a CDS encoding flavodoxin family protein, with protein sequence MSKVLMLCASPRKESNTMHVLEECAKTIEENGLETEIISLRKKKIRSCIACGKCSQLHQCALKDGLNEIIEKLKDSDGFIIGSPVYFGTARGELMSALQRIGMVSMSSGNFLSWKVGGPIAVARRGGHTATIQEMLMFFFINDMIVPGSTYWNMVFAHQPGEAEKDTEGMKTAIKFADNVAKLILKIK encoded by the coding sequence ATGAGTAAAGTACTAATGTTATGTGCCAGCCCCCGGAAAGAAAGCAACACCATGCATGTCCTGGAAGAATGTGCTAAAACTATAGAAGAAAATGGTTTGGAAACCGAAATAATATCTCTACGCAAGAAAAAAATTCGTTCATGCATTGCCTGTGGAAAGTGCTCCCAATTACACCAGTGCGCTCTAAAGGATGGTCTCAATGAAATAATAGAAAAATTAAAGGACTCAGATGGCTTCATCATTGGATCCCCAGTGTACTTTGGAACTGCACGTGGAGAGTTAATGTCTGCACTGCAGAGGATTGGAATGGTGAGCATGTCTTCTGGTAATTTCCTATCCTGGAAAGTGGGAGGCCCCATAGCTGTGGCCCGTAGAGGAGGACACACCGCCACAATACAGGAGATGTTGATGTTCTTCTTCATTAATGACATGATAGTTCCAGGAAGTACATACTGGAACATGGTCTTCGCACATCAACCCGGAGAAGCAGAAAAAGACACAGAAGGAATGAAAACCGCCATCAAGTTTGCAGATAACGTTGCCAAATTGATATTAAAGATAAAATAA
- a CDS encoding class I SAM-dependent methyltransferase encodes MAKQELYRKFAQYYDLIYKWMDYEGEAEFVEEMVELHKFSPGNNLLDVACGTGNHAQYLTHSFQVVGLDINPEMMEIAHEKVPEMELVTGNMQDMDFEMDFDVIICLFSAINYNTNLNDLSETLERFYKHLKVGGVLIFDLGFCTENWDEGRVFVDAVAEEDIQLARISQSHLRDGVFNANFVFLVKEDGIMDFEVDQHDIGVFSTPDVCTILDALGFDFNIYGDYENISWDENSGKRPVFVCVKS; translated from the coding sequence ATGGCCAAACAAGAACTTTATCGCAAATTTGCCCAATATTACGACCTCATCTACAAATGGATGGATTATGAGGGCGAAGCAGAATTTGTTGAAGAGATGGTGGAACTTCACAAGTTTTCTCCTGGAAATAATCTCCTGGATGTGGCCTGTGGTACTGGTAACCATGCCCAGTACCTTACACATTCATTCCAGGTGGTGGGTTTAGATATTAACCCAGAAATGATGGAGATAGCTCATGAAAAAGTCCCAGAAATGGAACTTGTCACGGGGAACATGCAAGATATGGACTTTGAAATGGATTTTGATGTTATTATCTGCCTTTTTTCAGCCATAAACTATAATACCAATTTAAATGATCTAAGTGAAACTCTTGAACGATTTTATAAGCATTTAAAAGTGGGTGGCGTTTTAATATTTGATTTAGGATTTTGTACTGAAAATTGGGATGAAGGCAGAGTTTTTGTGGATGCAGTAGCTGAAGAGGATATTCAACTGGCCAGAATATCACAAAGCCACCTGCGTGATGGAGTTTTCAATGCCAATTTCGTCTTTCTGGTGAAAGAAGATGGTATAATGGATTTTGAAGTGGACCAACATGACATAGGTGTGTTTTCAACCCCCGATGTCTGTACTATCCTTGATGCTCTTGGATTCGACTTTAATATCTATGGGGATTATGAAAACATATCATGGGATGAAAATTCTGGAAAAAGACCAGTTTTTGTCTGTGTTAAATCATGA
- a CDS encoding NifB/NifX family molybdenum-iron cluster-binding protein, with product MKIAIASSDRVNTDHFGRARGFAIYQWNGDEAKFMEYIKTNINPEEKHQWQEGLRLLEDCEVIIAVQAGMKAKYGITKADLKLVEDEGTVEEVLNRFIKHEKFMSSL from the coding sequence ATGAAGATTGCAATTGCAAGTTCAGACAGAGTAAACACTGATCACTTCGGAAGGGCCAGGGGATTTGCCATATATCAGTGGAATGGTGATGAAGCAAAATTCATGGAGTATATTAAAACCAACATCAATCCTGAAGAAAAACACCAATGGCAGGAAGGTTTGAGACTTTTAGAGGACTGTGAAGTTATAATTGCAGTTCAAGCAGGCATGAAGGCTAAATATGGAATCACAAAGGCTGATTTAAAATTAGTTGAGGATGAAGGGACTGTTGAAGAAGTTTTAAACCGTTTCATCAAACATGAAAAGTTCATGAGTAGCTTATGA
- a CDS encoding 30S ribosomal protein S3ae encodes MAKARRRRVRDTWKDKQWYTITTPKEFGDAEIGTTPAREPEMLLKRRVESTMRELTGDFSKQYVKLKFQISEVAGDTATTKFIGHQVTSDYVRSMIRRGTSRIDAIVKAESKDGQKMKIHVLAITIKRAKSSQQRYIRETVEKLVVDAASQKNFVELVEDIIGGKLASYVYHETKKIYPLKRVEVIKTKVIDEKKS; translated from the coding sequence ATGGCTAAAGCAAGACGCAGAAGAGTACGAGATACATGGAAAGATAAACAATGGTACACTATTACTACTCCTAAAGAATTCGGAGATGCTGAGATAGGCACCACCCCTGCAAGGGAACCAGAAATGCTCCTCAAAAGAAGGGTTGAATCTACCATGAGGGAGCTCACCGGTGATTTCAGTAAACAGTACGTGAAATTAAAATTCCAGATCAGTGAAGTTGCCGGAGACACCGCCACCACTAAATTCATCGGTCATCAGGTTACCAGTGATTACGTAAGAAGTATGATCCGGAGAGGAACCAGCCGTATCGATGCTATAGTTAAGGCTGAAAGTAAAGACGGGCAGAAAATGAAGATCCACGTCCTGGCAATCACCATCAAACGAGCCAAATCATCCCAACAGCGTTACATCCGGGAAACCGTGGAAAAACTGGTAGTGGATGCAGCATCACAGAAAAACTTCGTGGAACTGGTGGAAGACATTATAGGTGGAAAACTGGCCTCCTACGTTTACCATGAAACCAAGAAGATCTACCCTCTCAAAAGGGTGGAAGTAATTAAAACCAAAGTAATTGATGAAAAAAAATCCTAA
- a CDS encoding TIGR00297 family protein, with protein sequence MIIWEYVILLVIMGLITYKRKALDLLGSIFMIVMGVIIIFAAGVNWLLLIFLFLILGVGFTRYKHDYKKEIGVYEGTRTIKNVVSNGIVAFVMAAFGNYAGFIGSIATATADTMASEVGVATTPRLITNFKKVPPGTDGGISVLGTFAGIIGAGLIGLAAYILGIYPDLVRTMAIALVAGTFGCFIDSLLGAVLEIKGYLSNEHVNLLATLAGALLGNIMVWLIW encoded by the coding sequence ATGATTATCTGGGAATATGTGATCCTCCTGGTGATCATGGGGCTGATTACCTACAAGAGAAAGGCCCTGGATCTCCTTGGATCCATCTTCATGATCGTAATGGGTGTGATCATCATCTTCGCTGCCGGTGTAAACTGGCTTTTATTAATATTTTTATTTCTCATTCTGGGAGTTGGATTCACCCGATATAAACACGATTACAAAAAAGAGATCGGAGTTTATGAGGGAACTCGAACCATTAAAAACGTAGTCTCCAATGGAATTGTGGCCTTTGTAATGGCTGCCTTTGGTAACTACGCAGGATTCATTGGTTCCATTGCCACCGCCACTGCTGACACCATGGCCAGTGAGGTAGGAGTGGCTACCACCCCCCGTCTTATAACTAACTTTAAAAAAGTTCCTCCAGGTACTGATGGTGGAATTTCTGTTCTGGGAACATTTGCAGGAATTATTGGGGCAGGATTAATTGGTTTAGCTGCCTACATCTTAGGAATTTACCCGGATCTGGTGAGAACCATGGCAATAGCTCTGGTGGCAGGGACTTTTGGATGTTTCATAGACAGTCTACTGGGAGCAGTGCTGGAAATTAAGGGTTACTTATCCAATGAACATGTTAATCTTTTAGCTACCCTAGCCGGAGCTTTACTGGGCAATATCATGGTATGGCTGATATGGTGA
- a CDS encoding 2,3-bisphosphoglycerate-independent phosphoglycerate mutase, giving the protein MKGIIMIIDGMADRPLGELGGKTPLEAAQTPNMDRMAKLGVNGIMDSIKPGIRPGSDTAHLSILGYDPYEVYTGRGPFEAAGVGVEVRPGDIAFRCNFSTADENGIITDRRAGRIREGTAQLAETLNTMILEEDIEVIFKESTGHRAVLVLRGEGLSDQISDADPKHDGKKVKNVIGLDDSPEAEKTAIILNKVIQKSYELLKDHPINLKRKQNGEPPANIVLPRGAGAVPNADPFNEKYGIKSACIAETGLIQGIAQIAGMDIIEVEGATGGVDTNLENITSSILQNASLDYDFLLINIDGADEAGHDGNLEEKVEFIEKVDAVIGKVMELEDVYFILTADHSTPIAVMDHTGDPVPLVIRGPDVRVDQVNQFHERAAANGGLCRIRGSDIMNILMDLMNRSTKFGA; this is encoded by the coding sequence ATGAAGGGAATTATAATGATAATAGATGGGATGGCAGACCGCCCCCTGGGAGAATTAGGAGGTAAAACCCCCTTAGAAGCAGCTCAAACCCCCAACATGGACCGCATGGCAAAGTTAGGGGTTAATGGAATTATGGACTCCATAAAACCGGGAATAAGACCTGGGAGTGACACAGCCCACCTATCCATTCTGGGTTATGATCCCTACGAGGTTTACACCGGACGAGGACCCTTCGAAGCAGCAGGAGTGGGAGTGGAAGTGAGGCCGGGTGACATAGCCTTCCGCTGTAACTTCTCCACTGCAGATGAGAATGGTATCATCACTGACCGAAGAGCTGGAAGGATCAGGGAAGGCACAGCCCAGCTGGCAGAGACCCTTAACACCATGATATTAGAAGAAGATATTGAAGTCATATTCAAAGAATCCACCGGTCACCGGGCAGTTTTAGTTTTAAGAGGAGAAGGTTTATCAGACCAGATCTCTGATGCAGACCCCAAACACGATGGCAAAAAGGTTAAAAATGTAATCGGTTTGGATGACTCTCCAGAGGCTGAAAAAACCGCCATTATTCTTAACAAGGTAATCCAGAAATCTTATGAACTGTTGAAGGATCATCCCATTAATCTTAAACGCAAACAAAATGGAGAACCCCCTGCAAACATCGTTTTACCTCGAGGTGCGGGTGCTGTACCAAATGCTGACCCATTTAATGAGAAATATGGCATTAAATCTGCATGTATAGCCGAAACAGGGCTTATTCAGGGCATTGCACAGATAGCAGGTATGGACATCATAGAAGTGGAAGGGGCAACTGGTGGCGTGGATACCAATCTGGAAAATATCACCAGCAGCATCTTACAGAATGCTTCACTGGACTACGATTTTCTACTCATTAACATAGATGGTGCGGATGAAGCAGGTCATGATGGTAACCTAGAGGAGAAGGTTGAATTTATTGAAAAAGTTGATGCAGTTATTGGGAAGGTAATGGAACTGGAAGACGTTTACTTCATCCTAACTGCAGACCACTCCACACCTATCGCTGTAATGGATCACACTGGAGATCCAGTTCCTCTGGTAATTAGGGGCCCGGATGTTAGGGTGGACCAGGTAAACCAGTTCCATGAGCGTGCTGCTGCTAATGGTGGTCTTTGTAGGATAAGGGGTAGCGATATCATGAACATTCTTATGGATCTTATGAATCGATCCACCAAATTCGGAGCTTAG
- the glmM gene encoding phosphoglucosamine mutase, with product MGLDIPKLFGTSGIRGRVEEEITPELALNVGKAISTYIGKGNKVVVGYDTRTSNLMLERAVSAGILQGGCHVLSVGMVPTPVVGYATMKLNADAGVMITASHNPSPYNGIKLWNPDGMAYLQEQERTIEKIIHENNFYKASWEDIGQITDISPVVNNYIEDLLGLMDIEPGLKVVVDCANGAAAYLSPLILRKAGCNVVSLNAQPDGFFPGRKPEPSEANLTELMKVVKVTGADLGIAHDGDADRMIAVDDKGRMADFDKLLALVSAEIGGCVVTTVDASACIDRALEEVGGTVERTKVGDVHVAEMIHMLGANFGGEPSGTWLHPQFCMCPDGILSALRVIELVQNKGPLSQLLDDIPSYPTIRDKIDCQEDQKNPIMRKAETDLSLIYEDVADINLKDGVRISFDDGSWVLVRPSGTESFVRITLEGKTEDKARMIHEKAAEFIHDLL from the coding sequence ATGGGCCTAGATATTCCCAAACTCTTTGGCACCTCTGGAATACGGGGAAGAGTAGAAGAAGAAATAACTCCTGAACTGGCCCTGAACGTTGGAAAAGCCATCTCCACATATATTGGTAAAGGAAATAAAGTAGTGGTGGGATATGACACTCGAACTTCTAACCTGATGCTGGAAAGAGCAGTCAGTGCAGGTATCCTTCAGGGCGGTTGTCATGTTTTGAGTGTGGGAATGGTACCCACACCAGTGGTGGGTTACGCCACCATGAAATTAAATGCAGATGCAGGAGTGATGATCACCGCATCCCATAACCCCTCACCGTATAATGGGATTAAACTGTGGAACCCTGATGGAATGGCATACCTGCAGGAACAGGAAAGGACCATAGAAAAAATAATCCATGAAAATAACTTTTATAAAGCATCCTGGGAAGATATTGGGCAAATCACCGATATAAGTCCAGTTGTGAACAATTATATTGAAGATCTCTTGGGTTTAATGGATATTGAACCTGGTTTGAAGGTAGTTGTTGACTGTGCCAATGGTGCGGCAGCTTACCTGTCCCCACTCATTCTTAGAAAGGCTGGTTGCAATGTTGTTAGTTTAAATGCTCAGCCAGACGGTTTTTTCCCAGGGAGAAAACCAGAACCCTCAGAGGCCAATCTAACCGAACTGATGAAAGTGGTGAAGGTCACTGGAGCAGACTTAGGAATAGCCCATGATGGTGATGCCGACCGAATGATAGCAGTGGATGATAAGGGACGAATGGCAGATTTTGATAAATTATTAGCCCTGGTATCAGCAGAAATAGGGGGCTGTGTGGTTACCACCGTGGATGCTTCTGCCTGTATTGACCGTGCCCTGGAAGAAGTGGGAGGCACCGTAGAACGAACCAAAGTGGGTGACGTGCATGTGGCCGAGATGATCCACATGTTGGGTGCAAACTTTGGTGGTGAACCTTCCGGCACATGGCTACATCCCCAGTTCTGCATGTGTCCCGATGGAATATTATCCGCTCTACGGGTAATTGAATTAGTTCAAAATAAAGGACCCCTATCTCAGCTTTTAGACGATATTCCCAGTTATCCTACCATAAGAGATAAAATTGACTGCCAGGAAGATCAAAAGAACCCTATTATGCGCAAAGCAGAGACTGATCTTTCCCTGATTTATGAAGATGTGGCAGATATTAACCTTAAAGATGGAGTTAGAATATCATTTGATGATGGTAGCTGGGTTCTGGTAAGGCCTTCTGGAACAGAATCATTCGTCAGGATAACTTTAGAGGGAAAAACTGAAGATAAAGCCAGAATGATACATGAAAAAGCAGCAGAGTTCATCCATGATTTACTGTAA